One stretch of Telopea speciosissima isolate NSW1024214 ecotype Mountain lineage unplaced genomic scaffold, Tspe_v1 Tspe_v1.0034, whole genome shotgun sequence DNA includes these proteins:
- the LOC122647361 gene encoding uncharacterized protein LOC122647361 — MERVNLCSVPVWVSLPNLPFHFWSVEALSSIGSVIGKPIVTDKMTRSMERLSYARMCVEVSAFSDLPSSIPVYGDDGLSFHQRVVYDWKLSSCKHCRIFGHSNATCNFGIRSSNKNLGPKKEWRVKDPAAGVTRQGSTGNGGEDLAGDEGGASAVAGGRELVISNSNSNSISFNSRMNKGKEVSRPLRQGARLGKKILSMG, encoded by the coding sequence ATGGAAAGGGTCAATTTATGTTCCGTACCAGTTTGGGTTTCTTTGCCCAATCTTCCTTTTCACTTTTGGTCGGTTGAAGCTCTTAGTTCGATCGGGAGTGTGATTGGAAAGCCGATTGTCACTGATAAGATGACAAGGTCTATGGAGCGATTGTCCTATGCTCGGATGTGTGTGGAGGTGTCTGCATTTTCTGACCTACCATCCTCTATTCCTGTCTATGGAGATGATGGTCTTTCTTTTCACCAAAGGGTGGTCTATGATTGGAAACTATCATCTTGTAAACACTGTAGGATATTCGGGCATTCAAATGCGACTTGCAATTTTGGTATTCGTAGTTCCAACAAAAATCTAGGTCCGAAAAAAGAATGGAGAGTGAAGGATCCGGCTGCAGGTGTAACTCGACAGGGTTCGACCGGGAATGGTGGTGAAGATTTGGCCGGAGATGAAGGTGGTGCTTCGGCCGTAGCTGGAGGACGAGAGCTGgtgatttcaaattcaaattcaaattctatTTCCTTTAATTCTCGCATGAATAAAGGGAAAGAAGTTAGTCGGCCCTTGAGGCAAGGCGCCAGGTTGGGTAAGAAGATATTGAGTATGGGATGA